One Halovivax ruber XH-70 genomic region harbors:
- a CDS encoding 5-(carboxyamino)imidazole ribonucleotide synthase, with protein sequence MTTLRTPGPTLGVVGGGQLGRMLGEAAAPLGVELVVLDPTPDCPAAPVARDQLIADFDDEAAIRRLAERSDVLTFEIELADQDALERVSAETGVPIHPKPSTLRTIHDKLVQKRELEDAGIPVPPFRAVEDAADIREAIDDYGAPVMLKARTGGYDGRGNVPVESKADAEDALDAVAGPAMVESFVDYTREVSVIAVKGATDESAGETDDGASGSGATEVATFPVGENVHREEILRETIVPTRSSDAARERAREVALDVLDVMDGRGVYGIEFFETQDGEILLNEIAPRPHNSGHWTIEGAETSQFEQHVRAVLGWALGSTTLRSPTVMANLLGDVEEAKPAALANVDRIHETDGAHLHWYGKAETRPLRKMGHVTVTGTDGDDVETLLSRATELRDTVTFE encoded by the coding sequence ATGACGACGCTACGGACGCCAGGACCCACGCTCGGGGTCGTCGGTGGGGGACAACTCGGACGGATGCTCGGCGAGGCGGCGGCGCCGCTCGGCGTCGAGTTGGTCGTGCTCGATCCGACGCCCGACTGCCCGGCCGCCCCCGTCGCCCGGGACCAGCTGATCGCCGATTTCGACGACGAAGCGGCCATCCGCCGACTCGCCGAACGCTCGGACGTCCTCACGTTCGAGATCGAACTGGCCGATCAGGACGCGCTGGAACGGGTGAGCGCCGAGACGGGCGTGCCGATCCACCCGAAGCCGTCCACGCTGCGAACGATCCACGACAAACTCGTCCAGAAACGCGAACTCGAGGACGCGGGGATCCCCGTCCCGCCGTTCCGTGCGGTCGAGGACGCCGCGGACATTCGCGAGGCGATCGACGACTACGGTGCCCCGGTCATGCTGAAGGCCCGCACCGGCGGCTACGACGGTCGCGGCAACGTCCCCGTCGAGTCGAAAGCCGACGCCGAGGACGCCCTGGACGCCGTCGCCGGTCCCGCCATGGTCGAGTCCTTCGTCGACTACACGCGCGAAGTGAGCGTCATCGCCGTGAAGGGTGCGACCGACGAATCGGCTGGCGAGACCGACGACGGTGCGAGCGGATCTGGCGCAACCGAGGTGGCGACCTTCCCCGTTGGCGAGAACGTCCACCGCGAGGAGATCCTCCGCGAGACGATCGTCCCGACGCGATCGAGCGACGCGGCACGGGAGCGGGCCCGAGAGGTCGCGCTGGACGTCCTCGACGTGATGGACGGCCGCGGTGTCTACGGGATCGAATTCTTTGAAACGCAAGATGGGGAGATACTCCTGAACGAGATCGCTCCACGCCCGCACAACTCCGGCCACTGGACCATCGAGGGTGCCGAGACCTCACAGTTCGAACAGCACGTTCGCGCCGTGCTGGGGTGGGCGTTGGGCTCCACGACGCTGCGATCCCCCACCGTGATGGCCAACCTGCTCGGCGACGTCGAGGAGGCGAAACCCGCCGCACTCGCTAACGTCGACCGCATTCACGAAACCGACGGCGCCCACCTCCACTGGTACGGGAAGGCCGAGACGCGGCCACTCCGAAAAATGGGGCACGTGACGGTGACCGGGACCGATGGCGACGACGTCGAGACGCTGCTCTCGCGAGCAACCGAGCTTCGGGATACCGTGACGTTCGAGTAA
- a CDS encoding NADH-quinone oxidoreductase subunit B, with protein sequence MSSHDTYDTTGPRDVASKTQQARMGDTDDRFNSRLRELFGSTPFILTKFDAFLNWARSSSMFVLQFGIACCSIEMMGTYMPGHDLDRFGTGVPRASPRQADLLIVPGTIVSKFGPRMKRLYDQMPEPKFVVGMGSCTISGGPFQEGYNVVKGAEEIIPVDIHVPGCPPRPEALIYGIRKLQDRVQHGESAPVTVKPYELEEFGDLDRDEVVRELANDIDEETLVMRYNWGDSP encoded by the coding sequence ATGAGTTCACACGACACCTACGACACGACAGGGCCGCGAGACGTCGCGTCGAAGACACAGCAGGCCCGAATGGGAGACACCGACGACCGGTTCAACTCCCGCCTTCGGGAGCTGTTCGGGTCGACCCCCTTCATCCTGACCAAGTTCGACGCGTTCCTGAACTGGGCGCGCAGTTCCTCCATGTTCGTCCTCCAGTTCGGTATCGCCTGCTGTTCGATCGAGATGATGGGGACGTACATGCCGGGACACGACCTGGACCGCTTCGGAACGGGCGTTCCCCGTGCTTCGCCCCGACAGGCGGACCTGCTGATCGTCCCGGGAACGATCGTCTCGAAGTTCGGCCCGCGGATGAAACGCCTCTACGACCAGATGCCCGAACCCAAGTTCGTCGTCGGGATGGGCTCGTGTACGATCTCCGGCGGTCCCTTCCAGGAAGGCTACAACGTCGTGAAGGGCGCCGAGGAGATCATTCCGGTGGACATCCACGTCCCCGGCTGCCCGCCACGACCCGAGGCGCTGATCTACGGCATCCGGAAACTCCAGGATCGCGTCCAGCACGGTGAATCCGCCCCGGTCACCGTCAAACCCTACGAGCTAGAGGAGTTCGGCGACCTCGATCGCGACGAGGTCGTCCGCGAGCTCGCGAACGATATCGACGAGGAGACCCTCGTCATGCGGTACAACTGGGGTGACTCACCGTGA
- a CDS encoding NADH-quinone oxidoreductase subunit J: protein METAAFALFAAVTLTSAAGVVLFRDPWHSALMLGVSLLSVAVHYVMLTAEFLAVIQVLVYVGGVLVLISFAVMLTQAGETPPETATGDGEVTGR, encoded by the coding sequence ATGGAGACCGCCGCCTTCGCCCTGTTCGCCGCCGTCACGCTGACCAGTGCGGCCGGCGTCGTCCTGTTCCGGGACCCCTGGCACTCAGCGCTCATGCTCGGCGTCTCGCTGCTCTCGGTGGCCGTCCACTACGTGATGCTCACCGCCGAGTTCCTCGCGGTGATCCAGGTGCTCGTCTACGTCGGTGGCGTCCTCGTGCTGATCTCCTTCGCCGTCATGCTGACCCAGGCCGGTGAAACACCGCCGGAGACGGCGACGGGAGACGGGGAGGTGACCGGCCGATGA
- a CDS encoding AIR carboxylase family protein: MSESAVSELIDRLHDEATQDRPAAETPDVGIVMGSDSDLETMLKGGRRRGAYDAFVDELGFAEQTDFEAPPGERFTFETYVTSAHRTPDLMTAYAETAEDRGLEVIIAGAGGKSADLPNMTASIAYPLPVIGVPVQEKSVDSVIGMPTGAPLVAVDAGKSFNAALSAAQILARQHDEIRDRLVAYHDELRSGVGTVSRDLHDHGTEAFAADREE; the protein is encoded by the coding sequence ATGAGCGAGAGTGCCGTCTCCGAGTTGATCGACCGGCTCCACGACGAAGCCACGCAGGATCGTCCGGCCGCCGAAACACCAGACGTGGGGATCGTCATGGGGAGCGACTCAGACCTCGAGACGATGCTGAAGGGTGGCCGTCGCCGCGGCGCCTACGACGCGTTCGTCGACGAACTCGGCTTCGCCGAACAGACGGATTTCGAAGCGCCACCGGGGGAGCGCTTCACCTTCGAGACGTACGTCACCTCGGCCCATCGCACGCCCGACCTGATGACGGCCTACGCCGAAACGGCCGAAGACAGGGGCCTCGAAGTAATCATCGCGGGCGCAGGTGGCAAGTCGGCCGATCTGCCCAACATGACCGCCTCGATCGCCTACCCGCTGCCGGTGATCGGCGTCCCCGTTCAGGAGAAGTCAGTCGATTCGGTCATCGGGATGCCGACGGGCGCGCCGCTGGTCGCCGTCGACGCCGGCAAGTCGTTCAACGCGGCGCTCTCCGCGGCACAGATTCTCGCCCGCCAGCACGACGAGATCCGCGACCGGCTCGTGGCGTACCACGACGAGCTCCGCTCGGGAGTGGGAACCGTCTCCCGCGACCTCCACGACCACGGCACCGAGGCGTTCGCCGCCGATCGCGAGGAGTAG
- a CDS encoding ice-binding family protein: MGFTPSRRRVVISSGLLTAGLAGSLGAAQEGSDLGDTPPTQVQIQQDGPAPVDLGTACDFSILAKSGISSVPNSDVAGDIGVSPIASTAITGFSLTLDGSGVYSTSTQVDGRVYAADYSEPTPSRLTTAVSDMETAFTDAYGRVPPDFTNLGGGNLDGETLTPGVYNWDTGLSIDGDITLDGGPDDTWIFQVAGGLSVASGVTVNLEGGAQPENIVWVVAGGPGVEIGTDADFAGIVLAQTAIDVLTDATVDGCLYAQTDVNLQMATVTGCDCDLVDLQVDSACVDEDGEITVTNPNDVSVMVTVTGPDAYEETMEVPAGGSATWGDLADGTYTLETDNVAIGLDITTLAISCDSDVPDVVTTPATDVNGSTATLNGELTDLGDYDDVDVFFEWRELGADDWISTTPQTLDGPGDFDAEIAGLEPGSTYEFRTVGLANGERVEGATLRIIKTVPGVPEVITSPATEVNGSTATLNGELLDLGDYDDVDVFFEWRELGADEWTATETQMLDSPGEFDAEIAGLEPGSTYEFRAVAVTDDTRDEGAVLSFTKAEPGAPIVETQLATEVNGSTATINGELLDLGDYDAVDVFFEWRELGTDDWIATEMQTLDAPGDFSAEIAGLEPGSTYEFRAVVVANGERDEGTIVEFTKAEAGVPSVETQPATEINGSTAVLNGNLLDLGDYEAVDVFFEWRELGADEWMATESQTPDAPGDFSAEIAGLELGATYEFRAVMVANGDRFLGATLSFTKLAPEDLAVETKPATEVNGSTATLNGKLLELEGAEEVTVYFLYRVEGTEVWTFTGEQVLTEPGPFSATATNLETGTTYEFRAVAQVGDTVVYGDVLMFTKQPDDGGKGEDGKHKKQKKREYKRAKREYEKYKKQYEKGKVSKKQLKKKRHAYERAKREYEKSRTCKNPA; encoded by the coding sequence ATGGGTTTTACCCCCTCCAGAAGACGTGTGGTCATATCGAGTGGGCTGCTCACAGCTGGTCTCGCCGGTAGTCTGGGTGCCGCTCAGGAAGGGAGCGATCTAGGCGACACGCCCCCGACCCAGGTTCAAATCCAACAAGACGGTCCGGCACCGGTCGATCTCGGGACGGCCTGTGACTTTTCGATCCTGGCCAAATCCGGGATATCGAGCGTTCCTAATTCCGACGTGGCGGGGGATATCGGCGTGAGTCCGATTGCGTCGACCGCCATAACTGGGTTTTCGTTGACGCTGGACGGGTCCGGCGTTTACTCGACGTCGACGCAGGTGGACGGACGGGTGTACGCGGCCGATTATTCGGAGCCGACCCCATCCAGGTTAACGACTGCGGTGAGCGATATGGAAACCGCATTTACTGATGCATACGGCCGCGTCCCACCGGACTTTACAAATTTAGGCGGCGGCAATCTTGACGGAGAAACACTGACTCCAGGCGTGTACAATTGGGATACCGGCCTCTCGATTGACGGAGATATCACCCTCGACGGTGGTCCGGACGACACCTGGATCTTCCAGGTCGCGGGCGGTCTCAGCGTGGCGAGCGGGGTGACCGTCAATCTGGAAGGGGGCGCGCAGCCCGAAAACATCGTCTGGGTGGTCGCCGGCGGTCCCGGCGTCGAGATCGGCACGGACGCGGACTTCGCGGGGATCGTGCTGGCCCAGACGGCGATCGACGTGCTCACCGATGCGACGGTGGACGGCTGCTTGTACGCCCAGACCGATGTCAACCTTCAGATGGCGACGGTTACCGGGTGCGATTGCGATCTCGTCGACCTGCAGGTGGACTCGGCGTGCGTCGACGAGGACGGGGAGATCACGGTAACGAACCCCAACGACGTCTCGGTGATGGTGACCGTCACCGGTCCCGATGCGTACGAGGAGACGATGGAGGTTCCCGCCGGCGGGTCGGCGACGTGGGGGGATCTCGCGGACGGAACGTACACGCTCGAGACCGACAACGTCGCGATCGGGCTCGATATCACGACGCTCGCCATCAGTTGTGACTCGGACGTCCCCGACGTCGTCACGACGCCGGCGACGGACGTTAACGGCTCGACGGCGACGCTCAACGGTGAGTTGACCGACCTCGGCGACTACGACGACGTCGACGTCTTCTTCGAGTGGCGCGAACTCGGCGCTGACGACTGGATCTCTACCACGCCTCAGACGCTCGACGGGCCCGGCGACTTCGACGCCGAAATCGCGGGCCTCGAACCCGGTAGTACGTACGAGTTCCGGACGGTCGGGCTGGCCAACGGCGAACGGGTCGAAGGGGCCACGCTTCGCATTATCAAGACGGTGCCGGGCGTCCCGGAGGTCATTACGTCACCGGCAACCGAGGTGAACGGCTCGACCGCCACGCTCAACGGCGAACTGCTCGATCTCGGTGACTACGACGACGTCGATGTCTTCTTCGAGTGGCGCGAACTCGGCGCGGACGAGTGGACCGCGACCGAGACGCAGATGCTCGACTCACCTGGCGAGTTCGACGCCGAGATTGCGGGTCTCGAACCCGGAAGCACCTACGAATTCCGGGCGGTCGCAGTGACCGACGACACACGCGACGAGGGGGCCGTTCTCTCGTTCACCAAAGCCGAACCCGGCGCACCCATCGTCGAAACCCAGCTGGCGACCGAGGTCAACGGCTCGACGGCCACGATCAACGGTGAGTTACTCGATCTCGGCGACTACGATGCGGTCGACGTCTTCTTCGAGTGGCGTGAACTCGGAACGGACGACTGGATCGCCACAGAGATGCAGACGCTCGACGCGCCTGGCGACTTCAGTGCCGAAATCGCGGGCCTCGAGCCCGGCAGCACCTACGAATTCCGGGCGGTCGTCGTGGCCAACGGCGAGCGCGATGAAGGAACGATCGTCGAATTCACCAAAGCTGAGGCCGGCGTCCCCAGCGTCGAGACACAGCCAGCGACGGAGATCAACGGCTCGACGGCCGTGCTCAACGGCAACTTGCTCGATCTCGGGGACTACGAAGCGGTGGACGTCTTCTTCGAGTGGCGCGAACTCGGTGCGGACGAGTGGATGGCTACCGAGTCCCAGACACCCGACGCGCCCGGCGACTTCAGCGCCGAAATCGCCGGCCTCGAACTCGGAGCCACGTACGAGTTCCGGGCGGTCATGGTCGCGAACGGCGACCGGTTCCTCGGAGCGACCCTCTCGTTCACCAAACTGGCGCCGGAAGATCTAGCGGTCGAGACGAAGCCAGCGACTGAGGTCAACGGCTCGACGGCCACGCTCAACGGCAAACTGCTCGAACTCGAGGGTGCGGAGGAAGTGACCGTCTACTTCCTGTATCGCGTCGAGGGAACTGAGGTGTGGACGTTTACCGGCGAGCAGGTCCTCACCGAACCCGGGCCGTTCAGCGCGACGGCGACGAACCTCGAGACGGGAACGACCTACGAGTTCCGAGCGGTCGCTCAGGTGGGCGATACGGTCGTCTACGGCGATGTCCTGATGTTCACGAAGCAACCCGACGATGGGGGGAAGGGAGAGGATGGGAAGCACAAGAAGCAGAAAAAGCGCGAATACAAGCGCGCAAAACGCGAGTACGAGAAGTACAAGAAGCAATACGAGAAGGGCAAGGTGAGCAAAAAGCAACTGAAAAAGAAGCGACACGCCTACGAGCGTGCGAAGCGCGAATACGAGAAGTCACGGACGTGTAAGAACCCAGCCTGA
- a CDS encoding NADH-quinone oxidoreductase subunit A — MSTAWIAISAMALIGVGLPIGMITLSSLLRPSVPEDGKRQTYESGEIPTGGTRFRFNVQYYMVALLFVIFDVETAFIFPWVVTYRDALEGEPTVVAVLAPMLAFLAILVVGLIWAWRNGAVSWARSESTDWRSTQNQ, encoded by the coding sequence ATGAGTACCGCGTGGATAGCGATTAGTGCGATGGCCCTCATCGGGGTCGGCTTGCCGATCGGCATGATCACGTTGTCGAGCCTGCTCCGGCCGAGCGTCCCCGAAGACGGCAAACGCCAGACCTACGAGAGCGGGGAGATCCCGACCGGCGGAACGCGATTTCGCTTCAACGTCCAGTACTACATGGTTGCTCTTTTGTTCGTTATTTTCGACGTTGAAACCGCGTTCATCTTCCCCTGGGTCGTCACCTACCGTGACGCCCTCGAAGGCGAGCCGACGGTGGTCGCCGTACTGGCCCCGATGCTCGCATTCCTCGCCATTTTAGTCGTCGGGCTGATCTGGGCCTGGCGTAACGGCGCCGTCAGCTGGGCGCGTAGTGAGTCAACCGACTGGCGATCGACACAGAACCAATGA
- a CDS encoding NuoI/complex I 23 kDa subunit family protein, with the protein MIGLLKSLATTMKHALDGEVYTVAYPDEVPKVSPRFRGVHKFSQERCIWCRQCEKVCPNDTIQIVMDDKRNGEQYNLHIGQCVYCRLCEEVCPTDAILLTQNFEFTGDTKSELVYNKEQLKAVPWYKDIDPLEVREPDRGGWVGEGDGEVDYQ; encoded by the coding sequence ATGATCGGACTACTCAAATCACTGGCGACGACGATGAAGCACGCACTGGACGGCGAAGTGTACACCGTGGCCTACCCCGACGAGGTGCCGAAGGTCTCGCCGCGCTTTCGCGGCGTCCACAAGTTCAGCCAGGAACGCTGTATCTGGTGTCGTCAGTGCGAGAAGGTCTGTCCGAACGACACCATCCAGATCGTGATGGACGACAAGCGAAACGGCGAGCAGTACAACCTCCACATCGGCCAGTGTGTCTACTGCCGGCTGTGCGAGGAGGTCTGTCCGACCGACGCCATCCTGCTGACCCAGAACTTCGAGTTCACCGGAGATACGAAGTCCGAACTCGTCTACAACAAAGAACAGCTCAAGGCCGTCCCCTGGTACAAGGACATCGACCCGCTGGAGGTGCGCGAACCCGACCGTGGCGGCTGGGTCGGTGAGGGCGACGGGGAGGTGGACTACCAATGA
- the ribH gene encoding 6,7-dimethyl-8-ribityllumazine synthase produces the protein MPTLGLVVAQFNRPITEEMEAAAREAADDAGATVGSAVSVPGVYDAPLAADRLARRDEIDAVAVIGAVITGDTDHDQVITDATAQHLSDVSLERDTPVTFGVTGPGMSAAEARERVENARSAVDGALDLLAELPDP, from the coding sequence ATGCCCACGCTCGGACTTGTGGTCGCGCAGTTCAACCGGCCGATCACCGAGGAGATGGAGGCGGCGGCCCGCGAGGCCGCCGACGACGCCGGTGCCACGGTCGGTTCGGCCGTCTCGGTGCCTGGCGTCTACGACGCGCCGCTCGCGGCAGACCGACTTGCGCGTCGCGACGAGATCGACGCTGTCGCCGTCATCGGGGCGGTCATCACCGGCGATACGGACCACGATCAGGTGATCACGGACGCCACTGCCCAGCACCTGTCCGACGTGAGTCTCGAACGGGACACGCCGGTCACGTTCGGCGTCACCGGACCGGGGATGTCCGCCGCCGAAGCCAGAGAACGCGTCGAGAACGCACGGAGCGCAGTCGACGGCGCACTCGACCTGCTCGCCGAACTACCCGATCCTTGA
- a CDS encoding NADH-quinone oxidoreductase subunit D: MEASRHEDPLARTDDRESLESILGDHAIGWEEHVNAQGVVIRPDEVQSALRALRDEGGFDHLSAVTAQEYADRYESIYHLSKYDDRTQEVSVVVPTTKEEPVSQSADAVYRTADWHEREAYDLVGIEYEDHPDLRRILLPETWQGHPLGLDYDQDKPQLVSLSEHANPIAEHHHDEEGETMFLNIGPHHPATHGVLHLKTVLDGETVVDVDPDIGYLHRCEEQMCQQGTYRHQIMPYPDRWDYVSAGLINEWSYARAIEDMADIEVPEYAQVIRTMGAELCRIAAHLISIGAFALDVVGDFTVTFQYAWQDREDVLNILEDLTGQRMMFNYFRLGGVVWDLPEPREDFFESIRTFLDSFEGSVDEYHDLLTNNEIFQRRCIGTGHLDAETAKSYGVTGPVARGSGIDYDLRRDDPYGYYEELDWDVAVQDEGDNYARMLVRMQELEESAKIVDQCVDILEDWDEDDREIQSNVPRTLKPDADAEVYRAVEGAKGELGIYIRSDGSDKPARFKIRSPCFSNLQVLGEAANGEYVADLIATLGSIDVILGEVDR; encoded by the coding sequence CTGGAAGCGTCCCGGCACGAGGATCCGCTCGCACGAACGGACGACCGGGAGTCGCTCGAATCGATCCTCGGCGATCACGCCATCGGCTGGGAAGAACACGTCAACGCCCAGGGTGTCGTGATCCGACCGGACGAGGTGCAGTCGGCGCTGCGAGCACTACGCGACGAGGGCGGCTTCGACCACCTCTCGGCCGTCACCGCTCAGGAGTACGCCGACCGCTACGAGAGTATCTACCACCTGTCGAAGTACGACGACCGGACACAGGAGGTCAGCGTCGTCGTGCCGACGACCAAAGAGGAGCCGGTCAGCCAGAGTGCGGACGCCGTCTACCGCACCGCCGACTGGCACGAGCGCGAGGCCTACGACCTCGTCGGGATCGAGTACGAAGATCACCCCGACCTCCGACGGATCCTCCTGCCGGAGACCTGGCAGGGCCACCCGCTGGGGCTCGACTACGATCAGGACAAACCCCAGCTCGTCAGCCTCTCTGAACACGCCAACCCGATCGCCGAGCACCACCACGACGAGGAGGGAGAGACGATGTTTCTCAACATCGGTCCCCACCACCCGGCGACCCACGGTGTGCTCCACCTGAAGACGGTGCTGGACGGCGAGACGGTCGTCGACGTCGACCCCGACATCGGCTACCTCCACCGCTGCGAGGAGCAGATGTGCCAGCAGGGGACCTATCGCCACCAGATCATGCCCTACCCCGACCGCTGGGACTACGTCTCCGCCGGCCTCATCAACGAGTGGTCCTACGCCCGGGCGATCGAGGACATGGCCGACATCGAGGTACCGGAGTACGCACAGGTCATCCGAACGATGGGGGCGGAACTCTGCCGGATCGCCGCCCACCTCATCTCGATCGGCGCGTTCGCACTGGACGTCGTCGGCGACTTCACCGTCACCTTCCAGTACGCCTGGCAGGATCGAGAGGACGTCCTCAACATTCTCGAGGACCTCACCGGCCAGCGGATGATGTTCAACTACTTCCGTCTCGGCGGGGTCGTCTGGGACCTGCCGGAACCGCGCGAGGACTTCTTCGAGTCCATCCGGACGTTCCTCGACAGCTTCGAGGGCTCGGTCGACGAGTACCACGACCTGCTGACGAACAACGAGATCTTCCAGCGTCGGTGTATCGGCACCGGCCATCTCGACGCGGAAACCGCGAAGAGTTACGGCGTCACCGGCCCCGTCGCCCGTGGCTCCGGCATCGACTACGACCTGCGCCGCGACGACCCCTACGGCTACTACGAGGAACTCGACTGGGACGTCGCCGTCCAGGACGAAGGCGACAACTACGCGCGCATGCTCGTTCGCATGCAAGAACTCGAGGAGTCGGCGAAGATCGTCGACCAGTGCGTCGACATCCTGGAAGACTGGGACGAAGACGACCGGGAGATCCAGTCGAACGTTCCCCGAACCTTGAAGCCTGACGCCGACGCGGAGGTCTACCGGGCCGTCGAGGGAGCCAAGGGCGAACTCGGCATCTACATTCGCTCCGACGGTTCCGACAAACCGGCGCGCTTCAAGATCCGAAGCCCGTGTTTCAGTAACCTGCAGGTGCTGGGCGAGGCGGCCAACGGCGAGTACGTCGCCGACCTGATCGCCACGCTCGGCAGTATCGACGTCATCCTCGGGGAGGTGGACCGGTAA
- a CDS encoding complex I subunit 1/NuoH family protein, with product MSPQTVATAMPLPDAISDLVGLGDFGLIGQAITAFVAAFLIANVLLVMAAFAGPWGKRKIFADFSDRYAITEHGPWGLFIIPAAAVQLMSKELIVPKGVDRPAWDIAPIIMVFSALFGFAVIPMGSGIHLADPEVGLLFAFAIASLSTLGMMIAGYASDNKYALMGGLRATAQNIAYEIPLIVTGASVILYTGSLQMSEIVAVQAETLVQLGPVSIPAWFAFVNPFAFVLFLAAGMAEVGRNPFDVPEAPTEIVAGYQTEYSSIYFVLVYLSEFLHIFLAGAIMATLFLGGPAGPGPAALGIVWFLAKVVAFFLLTQWFRTAMPRVRIDQLIEIGWKGLLVLSFANLLLTAGIVGVFFA from the coding sequence ATGTCGCCCCAGACAGTGGCGACGGCCATGCCGCTCCCCGACGCGATCAGCGACCTGGTCGGACTCGGCGATTTCGGCTTGATCGGCCAGGCGATCACCGCGTTCGTCGCCGCGTTCCTCATCGCGAACGTGTTGCTCGTGATGGCGGCGTTCGCCGGCCCGTGGGGCAAGCGAAAGATCTTCGCGGACTTCTCGGATCGCTACGCGATCACCGAACACGGGCCCTGGGGCCTGTTCATCATCCCGGCGGCTGCGGTCCAACTCATGTCGAAAGAGCTGATCGTGCCGAAGGGAGTCGACCGGCCCGCCTGGGACATTGCACCGATCATCATGGTGTTCTCCGCGCTCTTCGGGTTCGCCGTGATCCCGATGGGCAGCGGAATTCACCTCGCCGACCCCGAAGTCGGCCTGCTCTTTGCGTTCGCGATCGCCTCGCTGTCGACGCTCGGCATGATGATCGCGGGCTACGCCTCCGACAACAAGTACGCGCTGATGGGCGGCCTGCGTGCGACCGCACAGAACATCGCCTACGAGATTCCGCTGATCGTCACCGGCGCGTCGGTGATCCTCTACACCGGGTCGTTGCAGATGAGCGAGATCGTCGCGGTACAGGCCGAGACGCTCGTCCAGCTCGGGCCGGTCTCGATCCCGGCCTGGTTCGCGTTCGTCAACCCGTTCGCGTTCGTCCTGTTCCTCGCGGCGGGGATGGCCGAGGTCGGCCGGAACCCGTTCGACGTCCCGGAGGCCCCGACCGAGATCGTCGCCGGTTACCAGACCGAGTACTCGAGCATCTACTTCGTGCTCGTCTACCTCTCTGAGTTCCTGCACATCTTCCTCGCCGGCGCGATTATGGCGACGCTCTTCCTCGGCGGCCCGGCAGGGCCCGGTCCGGCCGCGCTGGGAATCGTCTGGTTCCTGGCGAAGGTCGTGGCGTTCTTCCTGCTGACCCAGTGGTTCCGGACGGCGATGCCCCGCGTCCGGATCGACCAGCTGATCGAGATCGGCTGGAAGGGACTGCTGGTGCTTTCGTTCGCGAACCTGCTGCTGACGGCAGGAATCGTGGGGGTGTTCTTCGCATGA